The Saxibacter everestensis genome has a window encoding:
- a CDS encoding AbgT family transporter produces MYERSNASAPDTRDADQLSGGMKGFFKVLRGIEIAGNKLPHPFWLFWILSGILALISWLLSSLNASAINPTDGKEVVVKNLLSGEGIKMIFESALDNFAGFAPLATIVTVLLGVAVAEHTGMLKALLRSTVVKVPTPYVTLALAFAGTVSHIAGDAAYIVLIPLGALLFKAVGKSPVIGVVVAFVSISAGYDASPLITTTDVLLSGLTTAAAQTVDAGYVVSPLANYFFSLASSVVLSIAITLVVEFVLARRPDAGADADAPGADDGAEDLGDLTMKPEELRGLRNVLIVFLAFIAVIVLAMIPGNSPLRGEDGAIVQSTLFSGVAFILGIMFTLLGYVYGKTAGTLTSAREVPAMMADGLRTLAPILVLFFAISQFLGYFKWTGLSTVLAVHGSETLQSLNAHPLLILAGVIVMVTLINLVVTSGSAQWALVAPVIVPMLMYLDISPETTQAVYRIADSCTNAITPMSPYFVMALGFLQRYKKNAGIGTLLSFTLPLVIVMLVVWCLLFAVWYLLGIDLGPGAPVR; encoded by the coding sequence ATGTATGAGCGCTCCAACGCGTCCGCACCCGATACCCGCGATGCCGACCAACTGTCCGGTGGAATGAAGGGCTTCTTCAAAGTCCTCCGCGGCATCGAAATCGCCGGCAACAAACTTCCCCATCCATTTTGGCTGTTCTGGATTCTCTCCGGCATCCTGGCCCTGATCAGCTGGCTGCTCAGTTCGCTCAATGCCAGCGCAATCAACCCGACCGATGGCAAAGAAGTCGTGGTCAAGAATCTGCTCTCCGGCGAGGGCATCAAGATGATCTTCGAATCGGCGTTGGACAACTTCGCCGGGTTCGCCCCGCTGGCCACCATTGTCACGGTATTGCTGGGAGTTGCCGTCGCCGAGCACACCGGGATGCTGAAGGCGCTACTGCGTTCCACCGTGGTCAAGGTGCCCACTCCCTATGTCACGCTTGCGCTGGCCTTTGCCGGCACGGTGTCGCACATCGCCGGTGACGCCGCGTACATCGTGCTGATCCCGTTGGGCGCCCTGCTGTTCAAGGCCGTCGGCAAGAGTCCTGTCATTGGAGTCGTCGTCGCCTTTGTGTCGATCTCGGCCGGATACGACGCCAGCCCGTTGATCACCACGACCGACGTGCTGCTTTCCGGCCTGACCACCGCCGCCGCGCAGACAGTTGACGCCGGCTACGTGGTCTCGCCGCTGGCGAACTACTTCTTCTCGCTCGCATCGTCCGTCGTGCTGTCCATCGCCATCACCCTCGTCGTCGAGTTCGTGCTCGCCCGCCGGCCGGATGCCGGCGCAGATGCGGACGCGCCGGGTGCGGATGACGGCGCGGAGGATCTCGGTGACCTGACCATGAAGCCAGAGGAACTGCGCGGTCTGCGGAACGTCCTGATCGTATTCCTGGCATTCATTGCGGTCATCGTCCTGGCGATGATCCCGGGCAACTCTCCGCTGCGCGGCGAGGACGGCGCGATCGTGCAGTCGACGTTGTTCTCCGGCGTGGCCTTCATCCTCGGCATCATGTTCACCCTGCTGGGCTATGTCTACGGCAAGACCGCCGGCACCCTGACCAGTGCCAGGGAAGTCCCCGCCATGATGGCCGACGGCCTTCGGACCCTAGCGCCGATCCTGGTGCTGTTCTTCGCGATTTCGCAGTTCCTCGGCTACTTCAAATGGACCGGCCTTTCCACTGTGCTCGCGGTGCACGGCTCGGAGACGCTGCAGAGCCTGAACGCGCATCCGTTGCTGATCCTGGCCGGCGTGATCGTGATGGTCACCTTGATCAATCTCGTGGTGACCAGCGGCTCCGCACAGTGGGCGCTCGTCGCCCCGGTGATCGTGCCGATGCTGATGTACCTGGACATCTCGCCGGAGACGACCCAGGCCGTGTACCGGATCGCGGATTCCTGCACCAACGCCATCACCCCGATGAGCCCTTACTTCGTGATGGCACTCGGCTTCCTGCAGCGTTACAAGAAGAACGCCGGCATCGGCACGCTGCTGTCGTTTACCTTGCCGCTCGTCATCGTGATGCTCGTGGTCTGGTGCCTGTTGTTCGCCGTTTGGTACCTGCTCGGCATCGACCTTGGGCCCGGGGCACCGGTGCGCTAG
- a CDS encoding Fic family protein yields MLNDRTAASWPAVGWESQPWQIPDAGAISRTRRRKHLGDYSAAIAPPIADQDPRLPTELLAESEDAAAQIVRFDEYSSARLGNHGEEIAPMAAVLLRSESAASSQIENLTVGARQLALAELGERSSRNASIVASNVRAMQAANELSEKIDESSILEMHRALLAGTQPDTAGQFRQQQVWIGGTGVGPHQAMFVPPHHSRVRDSIRDLVGFIAREDIPVLPQTAIAHAQFETIHPFTDGNGRTGRALMQAMLRQKELTQRVTVPVSAGLLTETDQYFDALMRFREGDPKPIVSCTNDAVFASIANGRLLVDELADIRAILRTRITARRDAAVWRLGDAVITQPVINTSWVASHLGVSWVAAQRAITQLADAGILVATSKQARNRTWECREVLQALDDFSARAGRRIRV; encoded by the coding sequence ATGTTGAACGATCGGACGGCTGCGTCCTGGCCTGCCGTGGGTTGGGAATCGCAACCCTGGCAAATACCGGACGCCGGCGCAATTTCGAGGACCCGGCGCAGGAAACATCTAGGGGACTACAGTGCTGCCATCGCGCCGCCGATCGCCGACCAGGATCCGAGGCTACCGACTGAACTCCTCGCCGAATCAGAGGACGCGGCTGCACAGATTGTTCGCTTTGATGAGTACTCGTCCGCTCGGCTGGGCAACCACGGCGAAGAGATTGCCCCTATGGCAGCGGTTCTCTTGCGTAGTGAGTCGGCAGCGTCATCGCAGATCGAGAATCTCACGGTCGGAGCTCGGCAGCTTGCCTTGGCCGAATTGGGTGAGCGCAGCAGCAGGAATGCCAGCATCGTCGCGAGCAATGTTCGTGCGATGCAGGCCGCGAACGAGCTGTCCGAGAAGATCGATGAGTCGTCGATTCTGGAGATGCACCGCGCTCTGCTCGCCGGGACGCAGCCGGACACGGCTGGGCAGTTTCGGCAGCAACAAGTGTGGATCGGCGGCACGGGTGTCGGTCCACACCAGGCGATGTTCGTGCCCCCGCACCACTCCCGGGTACGCGATTCGATCAGAGACTTGGTCGGATTCATTGCACGAGAAGACATCCCGGTACTTCCGCAGACGGCAATTGCTCACGCCCAGTTCGAGACAATTCACCCGTTCACCGACGGTAATGGCCGGACCGGTAGGGCATTGATGCAGGCGATGCTGCGCCAGAAGGAGTTGACGCAGCGGGTGACGGTCCCGGTCTCCGCCGGCCTCTTGACCGAGACCGACCAGTATTTCGATGCCCTCATGCGCTTTCGGGAAGGCGATCCGAAACCCATTGTCAGTTGTACGAACGACGCTGTCTTCGCATCAATCGCCAATGGGCGGCTGCTCGTTGATGAGTTGGCCGATATTCGAGCAATCTTAAGGACGCGCATCACGGCGCGCAGGGACGCAGCGGTGTGGCGGCTGGGCGACGCCGTCATCACTCAGCCGGTGATCAACACGTCGTGGGTGGCGAGTCATTTGGGAGTGAGCTGGGTGGCTGCTCAGCGAGCAATAACCCAGCTGGCTGATGCCGGGATCCTGGTCGCGACAAGTAAACAAGCGAGGAACCGTACCTGGGAATGCCGCGAGGTACTGCAGGCGCTGGATGATTTCTCCGCCAGGGCAGGTCGTCGCATCCGCGTCTAG
- a CDS encoding helix-turn-helix transcriptional regulator produces MPFAGRKDELERILALAAAPREGTLLIEGAAGNGKSALLAEVARRLVPAHTVYLSGGSMGTGPLSGISMLADKLSAARVKNLLVAQLTAPLASAGSAAGGGPTGDAGGDATGNTAGPARSVDEGDAHGSVVAATLRRALRRSELPPTCLLVDDADQLDPDSQAALGYLCRRPQGIGLRMVLAVRQAAPASPFAGLPVIHLNELDLDESTEFATALAGPSADPVTMREVAGVGQRRPQAIREIVGRLGSAQRSGREALTFPLRLGPTTIRHVDSLLAQLSRPARRLLVALSTTHSVDLRIVKRLADAESADLDELLSSDLAIRNGERVEVSSPLVRSAVYWQLPAADRLRMHLTMFNLSRGIAPAAAVWHLSFVHCANGTAHELLDAGISLAGGGLVSAGIESVERALSLRTAVQDLAQPLAQFAQAMFARGEFGYAARYIHFARGMTSNPTARLRLAALTVQLEYTGSQILRREMIEEPVAEYGAMDPDGAASLLFIAANYYASDWDLETSRRLLARAVQFSPVTAQTSLLGQIVNCFVAGLDGDPAPARRMYETLTRDGLADIPDSILIILGHSLSYADCYGMARDIFAVVQSRHYSDISVWARISKYRLAESEVRAGSLHQAEEATSAIVAAPHRQWIYPVLHRMLASWCHQAPGKQEPAVADPAHDLDEETPTATATEFWAHRGRFALQRGDNTEAFQCLSRARQLGGDLPISITLRYLGDLVEVLVSLGRQDVAGQVLRECRTRVGTRPSRPGRLVIARCTALLADGDRSLSLFKAALDSFRPEDSDFDRARTFSCFSRRLLSLGYLAEARKAGSMAQLIYTELGAAGWADHAAALVDAAWETPSDPTRRLLDRLDEAERLIANRAIAGHRNKQIADDLFVSVRTVESKLTTIYRKLGVASRAQLNVLFARQAGRE; encoded by the coding sequence GTGCCGTTTGCCGGTCGTAAAGACGAACTGGAGCGGATCCTTGCGCTCGCGGCGGCACCGCGAGAGGGAACGCTACTCATTGAGGGGGCAGCAGGCAATGGCAAATCTGCGCTGCTGGCCGAGGTGGCTCGCCGGCTGGTTCCGGCGCACACCGTATACCTGAGCGGCGGATCGATGGGGACCGGACCGCTTTCCGGGATCTCAATGCTTGCCGACAAGCTATCTGCCGCGCGGGTAAAGAACCTTCTCGTTGCGCAGTTGACGGCGCCACTCGCCTCGGCCGGATCGGCCGCCGGAGGCGGTCCCACTGGCGATGCCGGAGGCGATGCCACAGGCAATACCGCAGGGCCGGCGCGATCGGTCGACGAAGGCGATGCCCATGGCTCAGTTGTGGCGGCAACTCTTCGCCGCGCGCTGCGGCGTTCCGAGCTGCCGCCGACCTGCCTCCTGGTCGATGACGCCGATCAGCTGGATCCGGATAGTCAGGCGGCTCTGGGGTACTTGTGCCGCCGGCCGCAAGGTATCGGCTTGCGGATGGTTCTCGCCGTCCGGCAGGCAGCGCCGGCCAGCCCGTTCGCCGGACTTCCAGTGATCCACCTGAACGAGCTTGATCTGGACGAATCAACAGAATTCGCAACAGCATTGGCGGGCCCATCCGCCGACCCAGTGACGATGCGAGAGGTGGCCGGCGTAGGCCAGAGGCGTCCTCAGGCCATCAGGGAGATCGTCGGCCGGCTCGGCTCCGCTCAGCGTTCTGGGCGCGAGGCCCTGACATTCCCGCTCAGGCTTGGACCAACCACCATCCGGCACGTCGATTCGCTGCTTGCGCAGCTAAGCCGACCTGCCAGACGTCTGCTCGTCGCCCTGTCGACGACGCACTCCGTAGACCTCCGAATCGTGAAACGGCTGGCCGATGCGGAATCAGCGGACCTGGATGAGTTGCTGAGCAGCGACCTGGCTATTCGCAACGGCGAACGGGTGGAGGTCAGCAGTCCGCTCGTGCGGTCAGCGGTCTACTGGCAGCTACCTGCCGCGGACCGCTTGCGCATGCACCTGACGATGTTCAACCTCTCCCGCGGTATCGCTCCGGCGGCGGCGGTGTGGCATCTGAGCTTCGTCCACTGCGCGAATGGCACGGCGCACGAGCTGTTGGACGCAGGGATATCGCTGGCCGGAGGTGGGCTGGTCAGCGCCGGCATCGAAAGCGTTGAACGCGCACTCAGCCTGCGCACCGCTGTGCAAGACCTCGCACAACCGCTTGCCCAATTCGCGCAGGCTATGTTTGCCCGGGGCGAGTTTGGCTACGCGGCCAGGTACATCCATTTTGCGCGGGGCATGACGAGCAACCCGACTGCCCGCCTGCGGCTCGCCGCGCTGACCGTTCAGTTGGAGTACACCGGATCGCAGATCCTTCGGCGCGAGATGATCGAAGAGCCGGTTGCCGAGTACGGAGCGATGGATCCGGATGGCGCGGCGTCCCTGTTGTTTATAGCCGCGAATTACTACGCCAGCGATTGGGACCTGGAAACCAGCCGCCGCCTGTTGGCCCGGGCTGTGCAGTTCTCCCCCGTCACGGCGCAGACATCGCTCCTTGGCCAGATCGTGAACTGCTTTGTAGCCGGGTTGGACGGCGACCCGGCACCCGCGCGCCGGATGTACGAAACCCTGACCCGGGACGGATTGGCAGACATCCCGGATTCGATCCTGATCATTCTTGGCCACAGCCTGAGCTATGCGGACTGCTACGGTATGGCCCGCGACATCTTCGCCGTCGTGCAATCGCGGCACTACTCCGATATCTCAGTATGGGCGCGAATCAGCAAGTATCGACTTGCCGAGAGCGAAGTCCGGGCCGGCAGCCTTCATCAGGCGGAGGAGGCGACTTCCGCAATCGTCGCTGCACCGCACCGCCAATGGATCTATCCGGTACTGCATCGAATGCTTGCGTCATGGTGCCACCAGGCACCAGGGAAGCAGGAACCCGCTGTCGCCGACCCAGCCCATGATCTCGACGAAGAAACCCCGACCGCCACAGCCACCGAGTTCTGGGCGCATCGCGGCCGTTTTGCCCTGCAGCGCGGTGATAACACTGAGGCGTTCCAGTGCCTGTCCCGCGCCCGCCAGCTTGGTGGCGACCTTCCGATATCCATCACTTTGCGCTACCTGGGCGATCTGGTGGAGGTCCTGGTGTCGCTCGGCCGCCAAGATGTGGCCGGGCAGGTGCTCCGTGAGTGCCGGACCCGAGTAGGTACGCGACCCTCACGCCCAGGCAGGTTGGTGATTGCAAGATGCACAGCCCTGCTCGCCGACGGGGATCGTTCACTGTCTCTATTCAAAGCCGCTCTGGATTCATTTCGCCCCGAGGACAGCGATTTCGACCGCGCCAGAACATTCAGCTGCTTCAGCCGCAGGCTACTGAGCCTCGGGTATCTGGCAGAAGCTCGCAAGGCCGGATCGATGGCGCAGCTGATCTATACCGAGCTGGGAGCGGCCGGTTGGGCGGACCATGCCGCGGCGCTCGTCGACGCCGCCTGGGAGACACCGAGTGATCCGACCCGACGGCTGCTCGATCGGCTCGACGAGGCCGAACGGTTGATCGCCAACAGGGCGATAGCCGGGCACCGGAACAAACAGATCGCAGACGACCTGTTCGTGTCGGTGCGCACCGTCGAGTCGAAGCTGACCACTATCTATCGGAAGCTCGGGGTCGCGTCTCGGGCTCAGCTGAACGTGCTGTTCGCACGACAGGCAGGCAGGGAGTAG
- a CDS encoding hydroxymethylglutaryl-CoA lyase has product MSIPITESITVIDTTLRDGLQIEDRVVPTALKVEIARALVDAGFRHLEIGSFVNPKKVPQMADTAELYRELGSLEDEGVTLYSLVFNAKGAQRAVDAGALQVKLVISASEGHSRSNSDSSIAQAGDRLLAAIQVLKANNVAFEVGTAVSFICPIDGPTPPQNLVSILEPLVAEGAAGVGVADTIGNANPRMVRTGTKAVQQAFPDMPITVHLHDTYNFGIANVVTTLEMGITRFDATLGGLGGCPFAPGAAGNIGSDDLIHLLHREGYSTGIDTEKLAGIRPTLTRAIGHPLSSKLSTIPAVPEPAPIGRASR; this is encoded by the coding sequence ATGTCGATTCCTATTACTGAGAGCATCACCGTTATTGACACGACCCTTCGAGACGGTCTCCAGATCGAAGACCGAGTGGTGCCGACTGCCCTGAAGGTCGAGATCGCCCGTGCCCTCGTTGACGCCGGCTTCCGGCATCTGGAGATTGGTTCGTTCGTCAATCCCAAAAAGGTTCCACAGATGGCCGACACCGCCGAGCTCTACCGCGAGCTCGGCTCGCTGGAGGACGAGGGTGTCACCCTTTACTCACTGGTGTTCAATGCCAAGGGCGCTCAGCGAGCCGTCGATGCCGGTGCCCTTCAGGTGAAGCTCGTCATATCGGCCAGTGAAGGCCACTCCCGGTCCAACTCGGACTCGTCCATTGCCCAGGCCGGTGACCGCCTGCTGGCTGCGATCCAGGTGCTAAAAGCCAACAACGTGGCGTTCGAGGTCGGCACCGCCGTCAGCTTTATCTGCCCGATCGACGGTCCTACGCCTCCGCAGAACCTGGTCAGCATCCTGGAACCGCTGGTCGCTGAAGGTGCGGCGGGAGTCGGGGTAGCCGACACGATCGGCAATGCCAATCCGAGGATGGTCCGCACCGGGACGAAAGCGGTGCAGCAGGCATTCCCCGATATGCCCATCACCGTCCATCTGCACGACACCTACAATTTCGGGATAGCCAACGTCGTGACCACTCTCGAGATGGGTATCACCCGGTTCGATGCCACGCTCGGCGGGCTGGGCGGCTGTCCGTTCGCGCCAGGAGCTGCTGGCAACATCGGATCCGACGACCTGATCCACTTGCTGCACCGTGAGGGGTATTCCACCGGTATCGACACCGAGAAGCTTGCCGGGATCAGGCCGACGCTGACCAGGGCGATCGGCCACCCGCTCAGCTCCAAACTGTCGACCATTCCAGCGGTTCCCGAACCGGCCCCCATTGGCAGGGCAAGCCGATGA
- a CDS encoding CaiB/BaiF CoA transferase family protein yields the protein MTLPLTGVRVIEFSHMVMGPSCGLILADLGAEVIKVEPRGRGDKTRYLPGSGSGLFATFNRNKKSVQLDIADPGDYAQIVELAESAQVVIENFRPGKMDQYGLGFNDVKQFNPTIIYCSLKGFLSGPYGDRSALDEVVQMLGGLAYMTGPPGQPLRVGASVNDIMGGMFGVIGVISSLLKNKDNPEPAHITSALFENTAFLVGNHMVQSEMTGEVVKPMPARLASWAIYDIFRSKSDEMVFVAAVSDTQWAALCREFSLLDLLEDVALTDNTGRVENRDYIHRRLQTQLQHFEVDEIEHRCERSGLPCARVNRPDQLLDDPHLSASGAFTPVYEGTDAEVRVPLLPLELNGERLAKRMDIPKPGEHDEELLSHHDEQILSE from the coding sequence ATGACATTGCCGTTGACCGGCGTCCGGGTCATTGAGTTCTCTCACATGGTGATGGGGCCCAGCTGTGGCTTGATTCTTGCCGACCTCGGCGCCGAGGTGATCAAGGTCGAACCGCGTGGCAGGGGCGACAAGACCCGTTACCTGCCCGGTTCGGGCAGTGGATTGTTCGCAACGTTCAATCGGAACAAGAAAAGTGTGCAGCTCGACATCGCCGACCCGGGCGACTACGCCCAGATCGTCGAACTGGCGGAGTCGGCCCAGGTGGTGATCGAGAACTTCCGTCCCGGGAAGATGGACCAGTACGGCCTCGGGTTCAATGACGTCAAACAGTTCAATCCCACCATCATCTATTGCTCACTGAAGGGCTTTTTGAGTGGGCCTTACGGCGACCGATCGGCGCTCGACGAGGTTGTCCAGATGCTCGGTGGACTGGCCTACATGACCGGCCCGCCCGGACAGCCACTGCGAGTGGGCGCCTCGGTCAACGACATTATGGGCGGCATGTTCGGCGTCATCGGCGTCATCTCGTCTTTGTTGAAAAACAAGGACAACCCGGAGCCCGCCCACATCACCAGCGCGCTGTTCGAGAACACCGCGTTCCTGGTGGGCAACCATATGGTGCAGTCGGAAATGACCGGCGAGGTAGTCAAGCCGATGCCTGCCCGCCTGGCATCCTGGGCGATCTACGACATCTTCCGCTCCAAGAGCGATGAGATGGTGTTCGTGGCCGCCGTCAGCGACACCCAGTGGGCCGCATTGTGTCGCGAATTTTCGCTGCTGGACCTGCTCGAGGACGTAGCGCTGACCGACAATACCGGCCGGGTCGAGAACCGAGACTACATCCACCGACGGTTACAGACTCAGTTGCAGCATTTCGAGGTCGACGAGATCGAACATCGGTGCGAACGCTCCGGATTGCCATGCGCCAGGGTCAACCGGCCCGATCAGCTGCTCGACGACCCGCACCTGTCCGCCAGTGGGGCGTTCACTCCGGTATACGAAGGCACCGACGCCGAAGTTCGGGTGCCGCTACTGCCGTTGGAGCTCAACGGGGAGCGCCTGGCTAAACGGATGGACATCCCGAAACCGGGTGAACACGACGAGGAGCTTTTGTCCCACCACGACGAACAGATTCTTTCCGAATAA
- a CDS encoding tripartite tricarboxylate transporter substrate binding protein — protein MRSKTISQSVAAVVAAVGLTLTASGCTSGGSGGAGSNYPNEPINITAPSEPGSGWDTTARAMAQVLEEENLVDVPVPVQNQPGGIGCSWLTEMVNNHAGEANQLAISSLANQTVEERGLCDYGLKDVTLVASLFVENFVTVSPADSEINSVEALVGALKDDPAGVAIAAAGDDQLPFALFAEAAGIDPGELNFVTYEGGGEQTNALLNGDATVAIAGLSEFQGVLESGDLQAIMTFSEEPLEAPLDSVPTAIESGYDVTLGNWRGVYGPPDMPEEAVKFWQDTLAKMIKTEGWQAQVENNQWTELFQTGDELATYIDKAGQTVAEGVEKTDIGN, from the coding sequence ATGAGATCAAAGACGATTTCACAATCGGTCGCAGCCGTAGTTGCTGCGGTTGGCCTAACGCTGACAGCATCCGGGTGCACCTCGGGCGGTTCCGGTGGGGCCGGCAGCAACTACCCCAATGAACCGATCAACATCACGGCTCCCTCGGAGCCAGGGTCGGGCTGGGACACCACGGCACGCGCCATGGCCCAGGTGCTCGAGGAGGAGAACCTGGTCGACGTACCCGTCCCCGTCCAGAACCAGCCTGGCGGTATCGGGTGTTCCTGGCTTACGGAGATGGTCAACAACCACGCAGGGGAGGCCAACCAGCTGGCGATTTCATCACTGGCCAATCAAACTGTCGAGGAACGCGGGCTGTGCGACTACGGTCTCAAAGACGTGACCCTGGTCGCCTCGCTGTTCGTTGAGAACTTCGTGACCGTCTCTCCGGCCGATTCCGAAATCAACAGCGTCGAGGCACTGGTCGGCGCGCTCAAGGACGACCCCGCGGGGGTAGCGATCGCGGCCGCCGGTGACGACCAGCTGCCGTTCGCGCTGTTCGCCGAAGCGGCTGGCATCGACCCCGGCGAGCTGAACTTCGTCACATATGAAGGCGGCGGCGAGCAGACGAATGCCCTGCTCAACGGGGACGCCACGGTCGCCATCGCCGGCCTGAGCGAGTTCCAGGGGGTTCTCGAGTCGGGTGACCTGCAGGCCATTATGACGTTCAGTGAGGAGCCGCTGGAGGCTCCGCTGGACTCAGTACCGACGGCGATCGAGTCGGGTTACGACGTGACGCTTGGCAACTGGCGTGGCGTCTACGGACCACCGGATATGCCCGAGGAAGCAGTCAAATTCTGGCAGGACACACTGGCCAAGATGATCAAGACCGAGGGCTGGCAAGCCCAGGTCGAGAACAACCAGTGGACCGAGTTGTTTCAGACCGGTGACGAGCTCGCGACGTACATCGACAAGGCAGGCCAGACGGTTGCCGAGGGCGTCGAGAAGACAGATATCGGCAACTAG
- a CDS encoding tripartite tricarboxylate transporter TctB family protein, with product MKSLHVSRRSDFTVGWVVAAVGLAYFINTFFVETTDDVVDPATFPRIVGVGLIVLGVLLSLSALRPVRQPAAAEATAGSATTAETTGNSVTESHRPTVAESAAEAEAALEASVAGDDAQSSSARRLRVLLYFAVFFAYLLILIPVGFLVATAVFLFAVTTLYARDKWLRNIIFAVAFSAVVYFGFKYGLGVFLPPGILG from the coding sequence ATGAAATCGCTTCACGTTAGTCGCCGTTCCGACTTCACCGTCGGATGGGTCGTCGCCGCTGTCGGACTCGCCTACTTCATCAACACGTTCTTCGTAGAAACGACCGACGACGTGGTCGACCCGGCAACCTTCCCGAGAATCGTCGGCGTCGGGCTGATCGTATTGGGCGTGCTGCTGTCGCTGTCGGCATTGCGTCCAGTACGGCAGCCGGCGGCGGCTGAAGCAACCGCCGGCAGTGCCACCACCGCAGAGACGACCGGCAATTCGGTGACCGAGAGTCACCGTCCAACGGTGGCCGAAAGCGCCGCCGAGGCGGAGGCAGCCCTCGAAGCCTCCGTCGCCGGGGACGACGCGCAGTCAAGCTCGGCGCGTCGTCTGCGGGTGCTGCTGTACTTCGCGGTCTTCTTCGCCTATTTGCTGATCCTGATCCCGGTCGGGTTCCTGGTGGCCACGGCTGTCTTCCTGTTCGCGGTCACGACGCTCTATGCCCGAGACAAGTGGTTGCGCAACATCATCTTCGCAGTCGCCTTCTCCGCGGTCGTGTACTTCGGATTCAAGTACGGGCTCGGCGTCTTCCTCCCGCCCGGAATCCTCGGCTGA